Part of the Nicotiana sylvestris chromosome 5, ASM39365v2, whole genome shotgun sequence genome is shown below.
ACATACTTGTGGACTGAAACAAATGGGGGTACTTGACTCGCATAGTATATTCTATTTCCCAAGTAGCTTCTTCAACTGTATGATTTCGCCATAAAACTTTTACGAACTCAATTTCTTTTGACCGTAgctttcttacttgcctatcaaCAATAGTTGTCGGTTCTTCCTCGTAAGACAACTTTTCATCAAGAGGTATAGCAAGTGCTTCAAGCATCTGAGATGAGTATGATATACATTTCCTTAGCATTGAGACATGAAATGTAGGGTGAATAAAAGATAACTCAGGAGGAAGTGCCAAACAATAAGCCACCGCTCCCACTCGGTCTAGTATCTCATACGGTcctataaacctggggctcaacttgcctCTTTTCCAAAAAcgcatcacacctttcataggggAGACACGTAAGAACACTTTGTCCCTAGTTGTGAACACtaaatctcttcttctcttattaGTATAAGACTTTTGTCTACTTTGAGCTACAAGCAATCTCTGTCTGATCAATTGGACCTTGTCTATAGCTTTTTGTAATAGGTCAGTCCCAATAAGTTAGTCTCACCGGCCTCAAACcatccgataggagaacgacacttTCTACCATACAGTGCTTCATATGgtgccattttaatactggactggaagctattgttgtaagcaaattcagctAACGGTAGATAAGTGTCCCAACTACCTCCAAATTCAAGAACGCAAGCTCTTAACAAATCCTTCAAGATATGTACAGTACGTTCCGACTTCCCGtctgtctgtggatgaaatgcggCGCTAAGATCTAATCGTGTACCCAATACTTCTTGAAAAGATTTCCAAAATCGTAAAGTGGACTGTGATCGTCTATCAAAGATGATGGATACTGGAACTTCGTGAAGTCGGACAGTTTTGTTCATAAATATTTGTGCATACCTTACTCCACCATATGTAGTCTTCACTGGAAAAAACTATGCTGATTTAGTcagtcgatctacaatcacccatatAGAGTCATAACCTCTAAGGGTTCGTGGTAGCCCGGTGACATAATCCATAGTAATTCTTTTCCATTTCCACTTTGTAATCTCAATTTGTTGTAGTAGTCATGCGGGTCACTGATGCTCAGCCTTGACCTGTTAACAAGTCAAACAACTAGAAACAAAgttagcaacatctttcttcataccTTCCCACCAATAAAATTGCTTCAGGTCATGGTACATTTTTGTGGATCCAGGATGTATAGTGTATTTAGCGTTGTGAGCTTCTTTAAGAATAGCATGTCTTAACCCATCTACTTCTGCTACACATAGCCTGTCACCCATTCAAAGAACACCATCACTTTCAATAATTATATCCCTGCTTTGACCAGCTAAGGCCTCATCCTTGTATTTGCATAATCGTTCATCATCATATTGGGGGGCCTTAATGCACTCAACTAATGAAGACTTAGCCTGAGCACAAGCCAACAATGCCTCTGAATTTCCGACACTAAATCTGATACCTGTATCTTCTAGTCTCTGAATGTCATTGGCCAAAAGTCTCTTTGTAGGAGCTATatgtgccaaactccccatagattttctactcaatgcatcagccaccacattggcttttccaGGATGATATAAAATAGAACAATCATAGTCTTTGAGTAGTTCCATCCACCGACGCTACCGAAGATTCAGATCTCTCtactgaaagatatactttagacttttatggtcagtataaatctcacaagtttcgccgtatagataatgcctccaaatttttagagCAAATACCACTGCAGCCATCTCCAAATCATGTGTAGGATAGTTTTACTCATGCTTTTTCAATTGTCTTGAAGCATAAGCTATAACACGACCATTTTGCATGATAACATCCTAATCCCACCCTCGAGGCGTCACAAAATATTGTAAATCCTCCAGAACCTGATGGTAAGGCTAATATTGGTGCAGTTGCCAAACatgttttgtgtttttgaaaGATTTGCTCACATTCCCCCATCCACTGAAACTTTGTATTTTTCTGTGTTAGCTTGGTCTTCCGTTGCTATTCAGGAGAAATCTTGCACAAAACACCTGTAATAGCCTGCTAAGCCTAAAAAGCTGGGAATCTCTGTAGGACAAGTAGGTCTGGGCCATTTCTGCATAACTTCggtcttcttaggatctaccagAATTCCATCTTTGGACACAACATGTACAAGAAATGCTACCGAgtctagccaaaattcacacttcgagaacttagcataaagctgATGTTCTCGCAATGTCTGCAATACAGTCCTGAGATGATTCTCATGTTCTCCTTGGCTACGAGAATTaatcaggatatcatcaataaatactattacaAATCTATCGAAAAACGGCTTGAACACcctattcattaaatccatgaatgtAGCTGGAGCATTTGTCAGTCTGAAAGGGATCACAAGAAACTTATAGTGCCCGTATCAAGTTCTGAAAGAAGTCTTAGaaatatcttcatctttgatcctaagttgatgataaccagaatggaggtcaatctttgaaaagtggGCAGCTCCTTGTAATTGATCAAACATGTCATCTATACGAGGAAAAGGATATTTATTACATATTGttatcttgttcaactgcctgtagtcaatgcacattctcatggaTCCATCTTTTTTCTTTACGAACAGTACTGGTGCACCCCATGGTGAttcactaggtctaataaaatcCTTATCTAACAAATCTTGTAACTGCTGCTTTAGCTCCCTTAACTCTGCTGGTGCTATTCGATATGGGGGTATCGATATGGGTTGTATGTCAGGtagcaaatcaataccaaagtctatTTCTCATATTGGAGGTAATCCTAGTAAATCCTGAGgaattacatcagaaaattcTCTCACTAATGGTAAATTTTCTATACTAACTATTTCCTTTCTTGTATCATTTACAATAGCTAAGAGACCCAAGCAGCCTTTCTTTAGAAGTCGTTGAGCCTTTATAAAAGATACAATTTTGCAAGTCTCTGGAACTTGACTCCCTCTTAGAATAAAACTGGGTTCATTTGGTATCTCAAACTTAACTATCTTTACATGACAATCGACTATAGCATAACAAGAAaataaccagtccattcccataagcatgtcaaagtcaatcatatcaagtacAATAAGGTCAGCTAGAGTATCTCTACCCTCAACCCGAATCTGACAAGCACGATACACATATTCATCTAATAGAGACTCTCCAACAGGAGTAGCAACTAGAAAAGGATCATTCAATAACTCAGGCTATCTACTAAACCTCAAAGCAAAGTACGAGGACACATAGGAGtgagtagatcccggatcaatcaacgcaagtgcatcaaatgaacagacaaaaagaATACATGTAACCACATCATTCGAGGCCTGAGCATGtctagtaaatgcaaaaactcTCGCATGATCTCTACCAGCATTCCCTTGTCCAGTAGCACGGCCTCCAGCACCTCGACCTCTATTTCCTATACATGTAGCACCTAAAGTATTATGAGTAGTTTGAGTCAGTGCGGCTGATTGAATAGAAGCCTGGTTGAAATTTCTCAGAGGCTGAGGGCAATCCCTCAAGTGATGTCCCAACTGGCCACATCGAAAGTGCTCTCCAGTTAGAACACGACATTGGCCCAAATGTGATCTACCACAGGTCTGGCAGACTGGAGTATTGGCGTATATCTGCCCAGAATTACGATGCCCAGAAGATGATGGTCCCCTATTACCTTTGTCTGGAATGTGGTTTGTATATGGACTATGAAGACATGTGTGTCCCTGTCTGAGAACCCTGTTGTTATTGTCCCTGATTTCCTGCTCTTCTATTTTCACTAAAACTGCCACTTAAAGCCCCTTCTATCTTGTCCTTCTTACGTAAATCACTAGCTACATGCTCATCATGTCCTTTGTTTTTAATCTTTCTAGCAAGGTTGACTACATCAGTGTAGGATAAAGTCTTCATCTATGGGGCTACTGCAGTGTATAGATGACCAACCAATCCATCAACAAACCTTTGAACTCGAGTTTCTTCGGTAGGCACTAAGTAAGGAGCATATATAGCCAGCTTACAAAACTTAGTGTTTTATGTTGACACGTCCATATCTAGAGTCTAAACCAATCTCTCAAAGTTTCTAGCATATTTTTGCATCAGGCTGTCTGGAAGAAAATGATTCTTGAACAACTTAGTGAACTCATCCCATGTTAGTGGCACTGCTCCTACTGGACTTCCTAGCAATACAGTTTCATACCATGTGTTGTCCATATCCTCTAGTTTGTATGTTGCGAGCTCCGCGGCTCTCTCACTAGAACATCTAAGAGCACGTAATGCCTTGAGTGTCCCATCCAAGAAACTTTGAGAATCTGCTAAATTATCAGAACATGTGAATTTTTGTGATTTCAATTTCAGAAACTCTTGTAGGGATACTTCTTTAATCCCGAAAGTCTGAGTCTGTGCAGGTGCTTGTGTTTGGAAAGTAGCCTGAGGAGCTGAACTTCCACCGTGAGCAGGCACCAATGCCTCTAACACATTCAATAACCTTGCCAGTGCATCTGCAGGTAAGGCAACAGTAGGTACAATAGTTGGCACTAGTGGTGGAGTGTCCTGAACTCCCTACCCTTGCACTTGATTTGGCATAGCAGCTTGGGATTGACCCATATTCCCAACTTCAGGCTGGGGAGCagtctgtcttctagtttgatgaaCCCCAAATTGACCGCCACCCCGAATAGTACCACGTCTGGCCACATCTAGCAGATGAGGGTGTGTGTGTCctagccatctgcgaaagaaataTTCCAAGGTCAATCTCAAGTTATCTCAACGCATGATCAAATAAtgaaagaagggaaaacattccTAGATGTTCAGTAGCCTCAAGATCATAAGTATGGGTGCCTACACACCcatgaacaagactctactaaaaaTTGCTCCATGGCTCAGGGCTTAaagcctaagctctgataccaactttgccatgacccaatttaggatcatgaccAGCACCTAGGAGCAAGTgcccccaagtaagcctcatcgatattttacagaaaatcggaaAGAGTTTCCCCTGTTTTTTGACTATCCCAAAAAATTTCACTGTCTCAAATcagcaaccaaacatcctaatatcatacCAAACAATTGACAACTTGTCAGTTAACCAATACAAGTCTCCACCATAACTAAACCACCAACTAACCACAAGAAATACTAATTTTTCTCCAACTTTGATAAATGAGAACGATACTTAATATAAAactataataacaaaagaatactCATGATACTAAAATAATGACTGTGGAGAGACTCTAAGAATTTAAAGAAAGaccataaaaataaataaaaatctcTGCCCATGCGAACAAATGCGAGGATCACTGAGAACTATCAATATGTGCGctctaattaatgaaatcctcGCCCGCGTCAACCGCTATCTCTGAAAATAATTAGCGGGGAATGAGTTGCTAGTTCAGTGAGTAATAACGCTTAACCACAATTGCTTTTATTGgtgacaagtcagaaaacattcTAGTAGCTCAAacagaaaataacataaaaatgctCTTTCAGAAACAATCAATAATTTCCAGTCTCATCACACtttcttgtagtataatataattaataattcagtaataagctcggtaaccactgtataatatTAGTATTCACATTTTGGGAGGTTTTAATGAACGAATTATATAATCGGTATAACTCTAGACTTCTTTGCAAGAAGTCATATATAATGGTAGTCCTTACTCGAGGAAAATCGGTAATAGTATGCTAGTTcaaccttcccactagcgagggctataactgtactctgtaatcggtaaatacaaggtgcaccaggctAATGAACCcaccgttagctacgggatccttcaatgtctactcccatttatacttctgtctgtaatccgtatatactcgtagaaactttttaaaacaatatagggcatttcagttcttatcaaatcatgtaatttCATTTCGATAATAGTAAATTCAAGTAACGATAAAACATATATAGTGAcaacaaaaatatttaaaataattgcaATCATgtcaaataactatttcggtatcatatcgagtatAAGACATGTCCCACATGAAACTCAAAttaatcggtaacatattcatataaaaaattatgtgtaaatcatgcaggttatgaaaacacaaattgcggtaagattactactcacagtactcgtgtGAAATACCAAACTCGTCACCTCGAGTGATCCGTACAACTTTCTTCAATCAATCTATAACCAAATCAATATCGATCTCGTGTTAATTTTCTTGTTTAGGCTAATTCATGGCTAATTTAGAATTTCCAATTACCCTCAAGGTTTCATGTTTGACTTTTAATTTACCCAGAATAATTCTTATTGGTATTTAATTTCTTATACCTTGTGAAACCCTTCAAATATATGAACTGAGATAAAAAGAATTACCAAAAGAAAAGAACCCAACTGAGAAATTCGAGTATTACCTGTGAAAACCAGTGCGTATTTAAGATTTCTCAAGGTTTGGTTCcagccttcttcttcttcttcttcttcttcttcttcttcttcttcttcttcttcttcccctttTGAACTTCCTTTTGTGTGTTTTCTGAAGCAAacccattttctttctttctttctttctttcattttttagcTTCTATTGTGTTTGCCTTTCTTAaccttttgtttctttgttttccCGTGATTATACAATGGGCTTTTGCCCAATTAACTAGCTAGGGTTTTTTCTGGTTTAAGTAA
Proteins encoded:
- the LOC138869692 gene encoding uncharacterized protein — protein: MKTLSYTDVVNLARKIKNKGHDEHVASDLRKKDKIEGALSGNKGNRGPSSSGHRNSGQIYANTPVCQTCGRSHLGQCRVLTGEHFRCGQLGHHLRDCPQPLRNFNQASIQSAALTQTTHNTLGATCIGNRGRGAGGRATGQGNAGRDHARVFAFTRHAQASNDVVTFATPVGESLLDEYVYRACQIRVEGRDTLADLIVLDMIDFDMLMGMDWLFSCYAIVDCHVKIVKFEIPNEPSFILRGSQVPETCKIVSFIKAQRLLKKGCLGLLAIVNDTRKEIVSIENLPLVREFSDVIPQDLLGLPPI